The Engystomops pustulosus chromosome 4, aEngPut4.maternal, whole genome shotgun sequence genome contains a region encoding:
- the LOC140128170 gene encoding uncharacterized protein encodes MESPLSDYSQMHEVQSPRGRSSGNNQMGPGSGRRKREFISDEKKDASYWEKRRKNNEAAKRSREKRRFHDLVLEGRVAALDEENGRLRSELLQLKLRYGLIKAASFLEAGHGLGGCKGGDSGSLLCAGGNSTYTSSYLGMNSDSSEADSGGGAAHGSYSPRGSLSDLSDQSSRDSPVPSYGDSRAMDNDNWTNANMCPVDSNTSPRLSMPRSGVILYRVGGLTVDPQSRHMASPELTDLGPLKHLVGDSSPPPLRSSIFVHADSLQTQYQQLMNAGGNVMGEHRSPDSPHSGYHSEDSCSEEGGSNSCHLEYPAFQDPAAVKLPHKLRLKSRSHGQEGWRADRGQGEDN; translated from the coding sequence ATGGAATCTCCTCTCTCCGACTACTCACAGATGCATGAGGTGCAGAGTCCCCGGGGGAGAAGCTCTGGCAATAACCAAATGGGCCCGGGAAGTGGGCGCCGTAAGCGGGAGTTCATCTCCGATGAGAAGAAGGATGCCAGTTACTGGGAGAAGAGAAGGAAAAACAATGAAGCTGCCAAGAGGTCCCGGGAGAAGAGACGTTTTCACGACCTGGTCCTGGAAGGGAGGGTGGCAGCGCTCGACGAGGAAAACGGGCGGCTGAGGAGCGAGTTACTGCAGCTGAAGCTCCGATATGGACTGATAAAAGCCGCCTCTTTCCTGGAAGCCGGACATGGACTGGGAGGCTGTAAAGGTGGAGACTCGGGGTCTCTTCTCTGCGCTGGGGGGAACTCTACCTATACTTCTTCCTACTTAGGAATGAATTCAGACTCCTCGGAGGCGGACAGTGGAGGGGGAGCCGCCCACGGCAGCTACTCCCCCCGAGGATCACTGTCAGACCTCTCCGACCAGTCCTCCAGAGACAGCCCGGTGCCATCTTACGGAGACAGCCGGGCGATGGACAATGACAACTGGACAAATGCCAACATGTGCCCGGTGGACAGTAACACATCCCCGCGATTATCCATGCCACGTAGCGGCGTGATTCTCTACAGAGTGGGCGGACTCACGGTGGACCCCCAAAGCCGGCACATGGCAAGTCCAGAGCTCACAGATCTGGGCCCGTTGAAGCACCTGGTCGGTGACAGCAGCCCCCCACCCCTACGCTCCTCCATATTTGTACACGCAGACTCTTTACAGACTCAATACCAGCAGCTCATGAATGCGGGGGGCAACGTGATGGGGGAACACAGGTCGCCCGATTCTCCCCATTCAGGATATCACAGCGAGGACAGTTGCAGCGAAGAAGGGGGATCGAATTCTTGCCACCTGGaatacccagctttccaggaTCCTGCAGCAGTGAAACTACCGCATAAACTCAGACTGAAAAGTCGGTCACATGGACAGGAGGGATGGAGGGCGGACAGGGGGCAGGGCGAGGACAACTAA